From the genome of Thermogutta terrifontis, one region includes:
- a CDS encoding trypsin-like peptidase domain-containing protein, whose protein sequence is MRAVILWPPRHRCLLWGLLVLGQCVGSLTFPPVRADDLAGQTVLLDFYADWCGPCQQMMPVVEELHRAGYPVRKVNIDREPALAQRFRINAVPTFVMIVNGREVDRIVGPASLDQLRLLCRLAPQRPTQFIPVQAPSETIARTASGNSSVPPQSPINDGGSQRKGLPPFDSQCRFAAPTDEDLIAATVRIRIEDPRGRSSGSGTIIDARGGEALIITCGHLFRESKGQLPIQVDLFGPRPVQNLPAQLIHYDEKLDIGFLSIRPNQPVVVARVAPPGYPLAVGDAIYSVGCGEGQPPTVWKGKVTAIDKYLGPANIEASRAPVVGRSGGGLFSSEGFLIGVCNAADPPLDEGIYLALREIHRSLDRLNLAMVYRTDGATVAPATLVQATPSPVPARSAGELSNGMRASEGVAPEQANVASNTAGEGQQTSVLGADARPIPSQELVRSPEEVTLAAGLPLPIALSQSAEHASSQQEIKPSAPFNRAPAVPMSHVAATGGLSTTGLSLEERAAWEEIARRRAAGYEIVCVVRPMNQPQAPSEVIVLREMSPEFLALLRQEGVKTIHPREESRIDGAGVQTNVVPQLSDARAAVPLVPITAQARIDDRGHSERAVRGQGGLSPAVDMSGIGLPAAVIAIAPSGGGR, encoded by the coding sequence ATGCGCGCTGTGATACTTTGGCCACCGCGCCACAGGTGTCTGCTCTGGGGTTTGCTCGTCCTGGGACAGTGCGTGGGGTCGCTGACATTTCCTCCCGTCAGGGCAGATGATCTCGCTGGTCAGACAGTCCTTTTGGATTTTTACGCCGACTGGTGCGGTCCATGCCAGCAGATGATGCCCGTGGTGGAGGAGCTCCACCGGGCCGGTTACCCCGTGCGGAAAGTCAACATTGATCGAGAACCCGCGCTTGCGCAGCGCTTTCGCATCAACGCGGTGCCGACTTTTGTAATGATCGTCAATGGGAGGGAAGTGGACCGCATTGTCGGACCGGCCAGCCTCGATCAGCTTCGGCTGCTGTGTCGTTTGGCGCCGCAACGGCCGACTCAATTCATACCGGTACAGGCCCCTTCAGAAACAATCGCGAGAACAGCTTCGGGAAATTCCTCGGTTCCCCCACAATCGCCGATCAATGACGGTGGTTCTCAGCGGAAAGGTTTGCCCCCGTTTGACTCGCAGTGTCGGTTTGCTGCTCCGACGGACGAAGACCTTATTGCCGCGACGGTGCGGATTCGGATTGAAGATCCTCGAGGTCGGTCGAGCGGCTCGGGCACAATCATCGATGCCCGAGGAGGCGAAGCCCTGATTATCACCTGTGGTCATCTCTTTCGGGAAAGCAAGGGGCAATTGCCGATTCAGGTGGATCTTTTTGGCCCGCGGCCTGTCCAAAACCTGCCCGCCCAGCTCATTCACTATGATGAAAAACTGGACATCGGCTTTTTGAGTATCCGGCCCAACCAGCCGGTGGTTGTCGCGCGAGTGGCCCCGCCAGGCTATCCGCTGGCGGTGGGTGATGCGATTTATTCCGTGGGCTGTGGGGAGGGGCAACCGCCGACGGTTTGGAAGGGGAAGGTAACGGCGATCGACAAATATTTGGGACCAGCGAACATCGAGGCTTCCCGGGCACCCGTGGTGGGACGCAGCGGAGGTGGCCTGTTTTCCAGCGAAGGCTTCCTCATCGGTGTGTGCAACGCCGCTGATCCACCCCTGGATGAAGGAATCTATCTGGCCCTGCGGGAAATTCATCGCTCGTTGGATCGGCTCAATCTGGCCATGGTCTATCGAACGGACGGAGCCACCGTAGCTCCCGCGACGTTGGTGCAGGCAACGCCCTCCCCCGTCCCAGCCCGGTCGGCCGGGGAACTTTCCAACGGGATGCGGGCATCAGAGGGCGTCGCACCAGAGCAGGCCAACGTGGCATCTAACACCGCTGGGGAAGGACAGCAAACGTCGGTGCTGGGAGCGGACGCTCGGCCGATTCCTTCGCAGGAGTTGGTACGTTCTCCTGAGGAAGTGACCCTCGCCGCAGGGCTGCCGTTGCCGATTGCTTTGAGCCAGAGTGCTGAACACGCGTCTTCCCAGCAGGAAATAAAACCCTCCGCTCCGTTTAACCGGGCGCCTGCCGTGCCGATGTCCCATGTCGCAGCCACGGGAGGGTTATCTACGACAGGGCTGTCGCTGGAGGAGCGCGCAGCCTGGGAAGAAATCGCCAGGCGACGTGCGGCAGGGTACGAGATCGTATGTGTCGTTCGGCCGATGAATCAGCCCCAGGCCCCCAGTGAGGTCATAGTCCTTCGGGAGATGTCGCCGGAGTTTCTTGCCCTGCTGAGACAGGAAGGGGTGAAGACGATCCATCCCCGTGAGGAGAGCCGAATCGATGGAGCAGGGGTGCAGACAAACGTGGTTCCGCAGTTGTCGGATGCAAGAGCGGCGGTGCCCCTGGTGCCCATCACAGCCCAAGCACGAATCGACGACAGAGGCCATTCTGAGCGTGCCGTCCGGGGTCAGGGCGGTTTGTCGCCCGCCGTGGATATGAGCGGGATCGGCCTGCCGGCGGCGGTGATCGCAATTGCGCCTTCAGGTGGCGGCCGATAG
- a CDS encoding ATP-dependent Clp protease ATP-binding subunit: MFERFTDRARKVMQLANQEAQRFNHEYVGTEHILLGLIKEGSGVAANVLRNLDVDLKRIRNEVEKLVQSGPDMVTMGRLPLTPRARKVIEYATEEARNLNHNYIGTEHLLLGLLREQEGVAAQVLMNLGLKLEEVREEVLNLLGHGSEAAETPDRSGGLSQEEVTGGDPSARASRSRTPALDSFGRDLTELARQGKLDPVIGREKEIERTMQILCRRTKNNPVLLGEAGVGKTAIVEGFAQRIVKGDVPEILLDKRVVVLDLAMMVAGTKYRGQFEERIKAVMNEVRRAGNVILFIDELHTLVGAGGAEGAIDASNVLKPALARGEIQCIGATTLDEYRKYIEKDSALDRRFQVVMVEPNTKEETIAILKGLRDRYEKHHHVQITDDAIVAAVELSSRYITGRCLPDKAIDVIDEAGARVHLKSLTRPPDLKEIDEEIERLNKEKEEAVANQDFEKAAKLRDQADKLKKKKATMMREWREKSAAADGIVDAEVVAEVVSKMTGIPLTRMTTEDSIRLLKMEEELHKRVVSQDEAIKSIARAVRRSRSGLKDPKRPVGCFIFAGPTGVGKTLLAKALAEFMFGDEDALIQIDMSEYMEKHNVSRLIGAPPGYVGYEEGGQLTEKIRRRPYSVILLDEIEKAHPDVFNMLLQVMEEGRLTDSFGRNVDFRNTILIMTTNAGAEAIKNEAAFGFQKPDDDTSYENMKRRVIEQIEKVFRPEFLNRVDDIIVFRHLTQKDLCDVVELELGKVRQRLAERGLSLVLTEEAKKLIIKRGTNLDFGARPLRRAIENYIEDPLAEELLKGEFEGKDTIVVKVKDVGGKKQLVFEGVVGKPELPPPGEASADEPETAGVSGGDSGTPPASQN, encoded by the coding sequence ATGTTCGAACGATTTACTGATCGCGCCCGAAAGGTCATGCAGTTGGCCAACCAGGAGGCGCAGCGGTTCAACCATGAATATGTTGGCACGGAGCACATCTTGCTCGGCCTCATCAAGGAGGGGAGCGGTGTGGCGGCCAACGTGCTGCGCAACCTGGATGTGGACCTCAAGCGGATTCGCAACGAGGTCGAAAAGCTCGTCCAGAGTGGTCCCGACATGGTGACCATGGGACGGCTTCCGCTGACCCCGCGCGCTCGCAAGGTCATCGAGTACGCGACCGAGGAGGCGCGAAATCTCAATCACAACTACATCGGGACCGAGCACCTCCTGCTCGGCTTGCTGCGTGAGCAGGAAGGTGTCGCGGCTCAGGTATTGATGAACCTCGGCCTCAAGCTGGAAGAGGTTCGGGAGGAGGTTCTCAATTTGCTCGGTCACGGAAGTGAAGCCGCTGAAACCCCCGATCGTTCCGGCGGATTGAGCCAGGAGGAAGTCACCGGCGGTGATCCTTCCGCGCGGGCAAGCCGATCCCGGACTCCAGCGCTCGACAGCTTCGGCCGGGATCTCACCGAATTGGCCCGGCAAGGCAAGCTCGATCCGGTGATCGGGCGTGAAAAAGAAATCGAGCGCACGATGCAGATTCTCTGCCGGCGGACGAAGAACAACCCGGTGCTCCTGGGTGAGGCTGGTGTCGGTAAGACTGCCATCGTGGAAGGTTTCGCGCAGAGGATCGTCAAGGGTGATGTGCCCGAGATCCTGCTCGACAAACGGGTGGTGGTGCTCGACCTGGCCATGATGGTCGCGGGGACCAAGTACCGCGGTCAGTTTGAGGAGCGGATCAAGGCGGTCATGAACGAAGTCCGCCGGGCGGGGAACGTCATCCTCTTCATTGATGAGCTGCACACGCTGGTCGGTGCGGGTGGTGCGGAGGGCGCGATCGACGCCTCCAACGTCCTCAAGCCGGCTCTGGCCCGTGGCGAAATCCAGTGCATCGGCGCCACCACACTCGATGAGTACCGTAAATACATCGAGAAGGACAGCGCCCTCGATCGTCGGTTCCAGGTCGTGATGGTGGAACCGAACACCAAGGAAGAAACCATCGCAATCCTCAAAGGACTCCGCGATCGCTACGAGAAGCACCACCACGTGCAGATCACCGACGATGCAATTGTCGCGGCGGTGGAACTCTCCAGCCGGTACATCACCGGCCGCTGCCTGCCCGACAAGGCCATCGACGTGATCGACGAGGCCGGTGCGAGGGTGCACCTGAAGTCGCTGACCCGGCCGCCCGACCTCAAAGAAATCGACGAGGAAATCGAGCGGCTCAACAAGGAGAAAGAGGAAGCGGTGGCCAATCAGGACTTCGAAAAGGCCGCCAAACTCCGCGACCAGGCCGACAAACTCAAGAAAAAGAAGGCTACCATGATGCGCGAGTGGCGCGAGAAGTCGGCTGCCGCGGACGGCATCGTGGACGCCGAGGTTGTGGCCGAGGTCGTCTCCAAGATGACCGGCATTCCGCTCACCCGGATGACCACCGAGGACTCCATCCGGTTGCTCAAGATGGAGGAAGAGCTGCACAAGCGGGTGGTCAGCCAGGATGAGGCGATCAAGTCGATCGCCCGGGCGGTGCGGCGGAGCCGCAGCGGTCTGAAAGACCCCAAGCGGCCGGTGGGATGCTTCATCTTCGCCGGGCCGACGGGTGTCGGTAAGACCCTCCTTGCCAAGGCCCTGGCCGAGTTCATGTTCGGCGATGAGGACGCCCTCATCCAGATTGACATGAGCGAGTACATGGAGAAACACAACGTGAGCCGCCTCATCGGCGCGCCGCCGGGCTACGTCGGCTACGAGGAGGGCGGACAACTCACGGAAAAGATCCGGCGTCGGCCGTACTCGGTCATCCTCCTCGATGAGATCGAGAAGGCCCATCCGGACGTGTTCAACATGCTGCTCCAGGTGATGGAGGAAGGGCGTCTGACGGACAGCTTCGGCCGGAATGTGGACTTCCGGAACACGATCCTGATCATGACCACCAATGCGGGTGCCGAGGCGATCAAGAATGAGGCCGCCTTCGGCTTCCAGAAGCCCGACGATGACACCAGCTACGAAAACATGAAGCGGCGTGTCATCGAGCAGATCGAGAAGGTGTTCCGGCCCGAGTTCCTCAACCGGGTGGACGACATCATCGTCTTCCGGCACCTGACGCAGAAAGACCTCTGCGACGTGGTGGAACTCGAGTTGGGCAAGGTCCGCCAGCGGCTGGCCGAACGCGGCCTGTCCCTCGTGCTCACCGAGGAGGCGAAGAAGCTCATCATCAAGCGGGGTACGAATCTCGACTTTGGTGCCCGACCGTTGCGGCGTGCCATCGAGAATTACATCGAAGACCCGCTTGCCGAGGAGCTCCTTAAAGGTGAGTTCGAAGGCAAGGACACGATTGTGGTGAAGGTCAAGGACGTCGGCGGCAAGAAACAACTGGTCTTCGAAGGTGTGGTCGGCAAGCCGGAATTGCCACCGCCCGGTGAAGCCAGCGCCGATGAACCGGAAACCGCGGGCGTGTCTGGGGGCGATTCCGGGACTCCGCCAGCCAGCCAGAATTGA
- a CDS encoding tetratricopeptide repeat protein gives MKSRGWYLWLVPGLAPLLVRPTWSAWIGSVLLSAIFQVALATTLLWPELVSAEIKNFLWLAFCAGWITGVVLSWRFVRTEEQRATQRELDDTYPQALHAYLRGDRALAESLLRNRLRRDPQDVEAALLLASVWRRQGRLPAARSLLSKLRKVERAAPWLFEIDRELEILEQLSTAEKEAHRASTETKENPTSQPKSTADVEAAVSWSPTAKAA, from the coding sequence ATGAAAAGCCGCGGTTGGTATCTCTGGCTAGTTCCCGGTTTGGCCCCCCTTCTGGTGCGGCCCACCTGGTCGGCCTGGATAGGGAGCGTCTTGCTTTCCGCCATTTTCCAGGTGGCTTTGGCCACCACTTTGCTTTGGCCGGAACTCGTTAGTGCAGAGATCAAAAACTTCCTCTGGCTGGCGTTCTGTGCGGGGTGGATCACAGGCGTTGTGCTGTCCTGGCGATTCGTTCGCACGGAAGAGCAGCGCGCCACCCAGCGCGAGTTGGACGACACGTACCCCCAGGCGCTGCACGCGTATCTTCGGGGTGATCGGGCGCTGGCTGAGTCGCTGCTCCGCAATCGGCTGCGGCGGGATCCGCAGGACGTCGAAGCCGCCCTTCTCCTGGCTTCGGTGTGGCGACGCCAGGGCCGTTTGCCTGCCGCTCGGTCACTTCTTTCCAAATTGCGGAAGGTGGAACGCGCGGCGCCCTGGCTTTTCGAAATCGACCGAGAACTGGAGATCCTGGAGCAGCTATCGACGGCCGAGAAGGAGGCACACCGGGCAAGCACCGAAACCAAGGAAAACCCGACATCACAGCCCAAAAGTACCGCGGACGTTGAGGCGGCCGTGTCCTGGTCGCCGACTGCCAAAGCGGCATGA
- the rpsO gene encoding 30S ribosomal protein S15, whose protein sequence is MSITKEQKRELIEQFRTSEADTGSPEVQIAILTTRIKALTEHLKVHRKDFASRRGMLMMVSRRRKLLDYLKRTAPDRYFAIIQRLQLRK, encoded by the coding sequence ATGTCCATTACCAAAGAACAAAAGCGCGAGCTGATTGAGCAATTCCGGACCAGTGAGGCAGACACGGGTTCGCCCGAAGTTCAAATCGCGATTCTGACCACGCGGATCAAGGCTCTCACCGAGCATTTGAAGGTCCATCGCAAAGACTTCGCCAGCCGACGTGGCATGCTCATGATGGTCAGTCGGCGGCGGAAGCTTTTGGATTATCTCAAGCGGACGGCTCCGGATCGCTACTTCGCGATTATTCAGCGGCTCCAGCTCCGCAAGTGA
- the pnp gene encoding polyribonucleotide nucleotidyltransferase gives MTTLKVRVERRIGAQTLWIETGELGRQAAGCCLTGYGDTVVLCAVTTGPPREGIDFFPLSCDYRERYAAAGKFPGGFLKREGRPTPREVLISRLIDRPIRPLFPEGFMDEVQVQAMVMAADRQNDPDVLAMIGSAAALAISPIPFLGPVGSVRVGLIEGQIVPFPTQEMLDKSELDLVVSGTDEGIVMIEGFAKEVPEDVMGDAIMAAYEYVKQVIDLQKELIAQVQPVKNPFEPLPPSPLYDQLKERYYEEFKQAKQVPGKLDRAQAVEQLKQKALMEMIPDPTAEGAPPIVEFERAWHELERRVVRDLILSGKRPDGRGVKELRPITCKVDVLPRVHGSALFQRGETQAMITVTLGTTRDQQLVDGIMEEYGKKFMLDYYFPPFSVGECRPIRGPSRREIGHGNLAERSVEPVLPDPEVFPYTIRIISDILESNGSSSMATVCGATLGLMAAGVPIRNPVAGISIGLIKESDDNWLLLTDIIGDEDHFGDMDFKVAGTQNGVTGIQLDLKVRSIHEAIIRATLEQAREARIEILRKMLSVISRPRDDISVFAPRLLRTKIDPDKIGMLIGPGGKTIRSIQEKTNSTIEVEDDGTVTIAAYSLEDAQAALKQVEAVTATIEVGKIYDGRVTSIKDFGAFVEILPGKDGLCHISELADEYVANVSDICKVGDTVPVKVIAIDDQDRVKLSRKSALRELAQKQKEAEGGGSSTGATSPPHQPPQRRQPPSHRRRT, from the coding sequence GTGACAACATTGAAAGTCCGAGTTGAACGCCGTATTGGGGCTCAAACGTTATGGATTGAAACGGGGGAACTGGGGAGACAGGCTGCGGGCTGCTGTCTGACAGGATATGGTGACACGGTGGTTCTGTGTGCGGTGACCACCGGCCCGCCGCGCGAGGGAATCGACTTCTTTCCGCTCAGTTGCGACTATCGGGAACGGTACGCGGCGGCAGGGAAGTTCCCTGGGGGATTTCTGAAGAGGGAAGGTCGCCCCACGCCCCGTGAAGTGCTCATCTCACGGTTGATCGACCGGCCCATCCGTCCCCTCTTTCCGGAAGGCTTCATGGACGAGGTCCAGGTTCAGGCGATGGTCATGGCGGCCGACCGCCAGAATGACCCAGACGTTCTGGCGATGATCGGTTCGGCGGCTGCGCTCGCCATATCACCGATTCCGTTTTTGGGACCGGTGGGTTCGGTGCGGGTAGGACTCATCGAGGGCCAGATTGTGCCCTTCCCCACGCAGGAAATGCTCGACAAGAGCGAGCTGGACCTGGTCGTCTCCGGCACCGACGAAGGCATCGTGATGATTGAAGGCTTTGCCAAGGAAGTGCCGGAAGATGTGATGGGCGACGCCATCATGGCGGCCTACGAGTACGTCAAGCAGGTCATCGATCTACAGAAAGAGCTGATTGCCCAGGTCCAACCGGTCAAGAATCCGTTTGAGCCGCTACCGCCCAGCCCGTTGTACGACCAACTCAAGGAGCGCTATTACGAGGAATTTAAGCAAGCCAAACAGGTGCCCGGAAAACTGGACCGTGCCCAGGCCGTTGAGCAGCTCAAACAAAAGGCGCTCATGGAAATGATTCCCGATCCAACGGCGGAGGGAGCGCCGCCCATCGTCGAGTTTGAAAGGGCCTGGCACGAACTGGAACGGCGAGTGGTCCGCGATCTGATTCTCAGCGGCAAGCGGCCGGATGGACGCGGCGTCAAGGAACTCCGTCCGATCACGTGTAAAGTCGATGTCCTGCCGCGGGTGCATGGTTCCGCCCTGTTCCAGCGCGGTGAAACGCAGGCCATGATCACCGTCACGCTGGGCACCACCCGGGACCAGCAACTCGTGGACGGCATCATGGAGGAATACGGCAAGAAATTCATGCTGGACTACTACTTCCCGCCGTTTTCGGTGGGTGAATGCCGGCCGATTCGTGGACCAAGTCGGAGAGAAATCGGACACGGCAATCTCGCCGAGCGGAGCGTGGAACCGGTCCTGCCCGACCCGGAGGTGTTCCCTTACACGATCCGAATCATTTCGGACATTCTGGAATCCAACGGTTCCAGCTCCATGGCCACGGTGTGCGGGGCCACGCTGGGATTGATGGCGGCGGGAGTTCCCATTCGCAATCCGGTGGCGGGCATTTCGATCGGGCTGATCAAAGAGTCGGACGACAACTGGCTTCTGCTCACCGATATCATCGGGGATGAAGACCACTTCGGTGACATGGATTTCAAGGTCGCGGGGACCCAGAACGGTGTCACCGGCATCCAGCTCGATTTGAAGGTTCGCTCGATTCATGAAGCGATCATCCGCGCGACCCTGGAGCAGGCCCGGGAAGCACGCATCGAGATCCTTCGCAAGATGCTGTCCGTAATCTCGCGGCCACGGGACGATATCTCGGTCTTCGCGCCGCGGTTGCTGCGGACCAAGATCGATCCCGACAAGATCGGCATGTTGATCGGGCCGGGTGGAAAAACAATCCGTAGCATTCAGGAGAAGACCAATTCCACCATCGAGGTAGAGGACGATGGGACCGTCACCATCGCGGCGTACAGTCTGGAAGACGCCCAGGCCGCGCTGAAACAGGTGGAGGCCGTCACGGCGACCATTGAAGTGGGGAAAATCTACGATGGCCGGGTCACCAGCATTAAGGACTTCGGCGCGTTCGTGGAGATCCTGCCCGGCAAGGACGGCCTGTGCCATATCAGCGAGCTGGCCGACGAATATGTGGCGAACGTATCCGACATCTGCAAGGTGGGTGACACGGTTCCCGTCAAGGTGATCGCTATTGATGATCAGGATCGGGTGAAGCTCAGTCGGAAGAGCGCACTCCGCGAACTTGCCCAAAAGCAGAAAGAGGCAGAAGGCGGTGGCTCGTCAACAGGTGCCACCTCTCCCCCTCACCAGCCGCCGCAACGGCGACAACCGCCCAGTCATCGACGGCGCACATAG
- a CDS encoding two-component system sensor histidine kinase NtrB, with protein sequence MDGNSSRVRDDVSQRLIDQYTELARLAGALAHEIKNPLSTIRLNLELLAEDFANSDNPRERRALNRIQIVQRECERLQTILDDFLKFTRADRLNLEPANLNEEIRRALQFFAAQAREANIRIMDFLASNLPTVLLDRAAFQTALQNLLINALQAMPKGGELVVRTVPSPEGVVIDLIDNGCGMDPETLAHAFDAFFTTKRGGTGLGLPTARRIIEAHGGCITAQSEIGRGTQMTIKLPIPRQLPGETVASDERASESPRTEKQVSGG encoded by the coding sequence ATGGACGGCAATTCCTCCCGTGTGCGAGATGACGTGTCTCAGCGGCTGATCGACCAGTACACGGAGCTTGCGCGCCTGGCCGGTGCCCTCGCCCACGAAATTAAGAATCCCCTTTCGACCATCCGACTCAATCTCGAGCTATTGGCCGAGGATTTTGCCAATTCGGACAACCCGCGGGAACGGCGTGCACTCAACCGCATCCAGATCGTCCAGCGGGAATGTGAACGATTGCAAACCATTTTGGACGATTTTCTGAAATTCACGCGGGCGGATCGGCTGAATCTGGAACCGGCCAATTTGAATGAAGAGATTCGGCGGGCCCTGCAATTTTTTGCGGCGCAGGCCCGCGAGGCAAACATTCGCATCATGGATTTTCTGGCCAGCAATTTGCCGACGGTGTTGCTGGATCGTGCAGCCTTTCAGACGGCGCTTCAGAATTTGTTGATCAACGCATTGCAGGCGATGCCCAAGGGGGGTGAGCTGGTTGTCCGCACGGTCCCATCCCCCGAGGGTGTGGTTATCGATTTGATCGACAACGGCTGCGGGATGGACCCCGAGACACTGGCCCATGCCTTCGACGCATTTTTTACGACGAAGCGCGGGGGCACCGGTTTGGGACTGCCCACGGCCCGTCGTATCATCGAAGCCCATGGCGGATGTATCACGGCCCAGAGTGAAATTGGCCGCGGCACGCAAATGACCATCAAGCTTCCCATCCCCCGACAATTGCCAGGAGAGACAGTAGCGAGTGATGAGCGAGCGAGTGAGTCCCCCAGAACAGAAAAGCAGGTCAGCGGCGGTTGA
- a CDS encoding sigma-54-dependent transcriptional regulator, producing the protein MSERVSPPEQKSRSAAVEAKDRPTARILIIDNDPGHAEVMAEALEREGYRCRVATSGPEGAKLIREEEFDVIITDLVMNEIDGLDILRLAKQEQPEAEVILVTGHGTIQSAVTAMREGAFNYLLKPLDLAQLRAVTEKAVESVQLRRTNVELHRRLDETFGFQGIVGNSPQMRAVLEKVKRIAPTNATVLILGETGTGKELIAQAIHQNSPRKNKPFVALNCAALSENILESELFGHVKGAFTDACADRVGKFEYAHGGTLFLDEVGDMPMATQIKLLRVLENGEITRVGSNDPIKVNVRVLSATNQNLEALVEEGRFRRDLYHRLNVVSIRLPSLAERAEDIPILIDHFMKMFAKKHNKHIKGMTPAARRRLQMYSWPGNVRELRNVIESMTVVDYDGILDVDDLPEQFADGDARRTDANNVSLAALVGKPLEEIEKMFIAETLRATGGNREEAARLLGIGERTLYRKIKEYGLS; encoded by the coding sequence ATGAGCGAGCGAGTGAGTCCCCCAGAACAGAAAAGCAGGTCAGCGGCGGTTGAAGCCAAGGACCGCCCGACCGCGCGAATCCTCATTATCGATAATGACCCCGGTCATGCGGAGGTCATGGCAGAGGCCCTGGAGCGGGAAGGGTACCGGTGTCGGGTGGCCACTTCAGGACCGGAGGGTGCAAAGCTCATCCGGGAGGAGGAGTTCGATGTCATCATCACGGACCTTGTGATGAACGAAATTGACGGTTTGGATATCCTCCGGCTGGCGAAGCAGGAACAACCTGAAGCGGAGGTCATCCTCGTCACCGGTCATGGAACGATCCAGTCTGCCGTCACCGCCATGCGGGAGGGGGCCTTCAACTATTTGCTCAAGCCGCTGGATCTGGCGCAACTGCGGGCGGTGACCGAAAAGGCGGTGGAAAGTGTTCAGCTCCGGCGGACCAATGTGGAACTCCATCGCCGGCTGGACGAAACGTTTGGATTCCAGGGTATTGTGGGCAACAGCCCGCAAATGCGCGCTGTTCTGGAAAAAGTCAAACGGATCGCCCCCACAAACGCCACGGTACTCATTCTCGGAGAAACGGGAACGGGCAAGGAACTCATCGCTCAGGCCATCCATCAGAACAGCCCGCGAAAGAACAAGCCGTTCGTGGCCCTCAATTGTGCAGCACTGAGTGAAAATATTTTGGAAAGTGAGCTGTTTGGTCACGTCAAGGGAGCATTTACGGATGCCTGTGCGGATCGGGTGGGAAAATTCGAGTATGCCCACGGCGGCACGCTGTTCCTGGACGAGGTGGGCGATATGCCCATGGCCACTCAGATCAAATTGCTGCGTGTTCTGGAAAACGGGGAAATCACCCGAGTGGGCTCCAACGATCCCATCAAGGTGAATGTTCGGGTGCTTTCGGCCACCAATCAAAACCTGGAGGCGCTGGTGGAGGAGGGACGCTTCCGCCGCGATCTTTACCACCGTCTCAATGTGGTGAGCATCCGACTGCCGAGTCTGGCAGAGCGGGCGGAGGACATCCCCATCCTGATCGACCACTTCATGAAAATGTTCGCCAAGAAGCATAACAAGCACATCAAGGGGATGACGCCCGCTGCCCGACGCCGTTTGCAAATGTATTCGTGGCCGGGAAATGTCCGGGAATTGCGCAACGTTATCGAAAGTATGACCGTTGTGGATTACGACGGCATCCTCGACGTGGATGATCTGCCCGAGCAATTCGCGGACGGCGACGCCCGTCGCACGGACGCCAACAATGTGTCGTTGGCGGCGCTGGTGGGAAAGCCGTTGGAAGAAATCGAGAAGATGTTCATCGCCGAGACGCTGCGCGCCACAGGGGGAAATCGCGAAGAGGCTGCGCGGCTACTCGGCATCGGTGAGCGGACGCTCTATCGCAAGATCAAGGAATATGGGTTATCGTGA